The nucleotide window GAAAGCCGGGGGACTCTCTGGTAGTCGCCCATGGGGCAACTTTTGACAGACTGAGCCTCGCACGGGATCGCGGGGTGCTGCTCGCTTGCCAGCGCCTAGCCGGCAACTAACTGCGTACAAGGACAGGAGTCGGACAACCTTCTCCAGCGGTCCTCCAGTGAGAATCTCGAGGGTTCATCCGCGTGTTCCACAGTGTCATGGGGGCTCGGCACAAGCCCCCGGCCATGCTCCCTGACCTGGCACGACTTGAGATACCTACGAACTGGTGCCCATGTCCTTCAATTGCCAAAGCGCCCACGGCGTAGGAACCAATGTCCAAGGTGGGCGAAGACGTGAATTAGTTCACGGATCGACAAGCAGGTTGAGGGGAGATTAAGGCACCAACCACCCTGGGCCAGCCGGACTGGCCGTCGACAGGTCAGCAATAGTGAATCCTTCGGCAATTTGTCAAAAGACCAAGGTTCAAATGAGTGCTAGGTGACATTTACTAGCCCTCTACTACGATGGACTCGCCATGTTCATCGCCTTACGCTAAAGGTGAGAACCGCTGGCCGGCCCCCAAGGGCGCAActtggcgggcggacgggacaGGTGAGCAATAAGGGGCGAGCTCGTGCCCGCTATAAGTATCTACCGACGAAGGAAGAGTGGCCGAAATGACGCTGCGGGAGTAAAATGTGTGTGAGATGACCCGAGACAGGAACGAGCCGCCAGCAATATGGGGTGCTGACGGTTCTAACAATAGCAGAGCGACCCTGACACCGATCAGGCGGGTCGTAGGTGTTCTACAATACTACTAGAACGAAGTACACTTGAACGTACAAATTCAAGTGTTCAACTTTGCTCTATGTACAAAAGAATGTATGTGCATTGCCTGTCGTCGCAGACTAGGTACCTATATACAAAGTAGTGAAGTAAATACTAACGAGCATATAAGTTGGTATAGACAACGAGGGGTGGTGGTATGAATCGGTAAAAGTTTCGTGTAGATGGATGTCTACGTGACCGAGAGACGGAAAGGGGGGAGAGCAGGTGTAAGCATCCCCGGCCCATctggcgagctgctgccgctcatGTGTATACTGTATGTGCATTCTCCCatgccatcatcgtcctgTCTGGCGTCTAGTAAGTGTCGTGTCCTGTTTATGTCGTGGTTCTCATCGTCGTCTAGTGAGCGtctctcttcctcgtcttGCGTCGTCGTTTccctgtcgtcgtcttctccatccccgtcgtcgtctctaGCAAGGCCGACTCGACTCATCCAACTTTCTCAGGTCCCGAGCGGCTTCCCCACGCAGACAACGAGCTCCTTGGGGTTGGGGTCGTTGACGAAGCCGCTCTggtcggtgccgccgctcgcgccgacgtcgtcgtagGGGAAGGCGTAGCCCCTGCCGTGGAGGCTCGTCTCGTGGCACACGCGCGCGTAGTGGTTGGTGACGGCCTCCTTGTAGTAGCCGGCGACGGTCTCGCCCTCGGGCTGCCGGGCGTTGGCCGCGAGCGTCGAGCGgttgagcgcggcggccaggcgggcgcCCACGttgagctgctcctcggagacgcccgcggcgtgcgcAAAGGGCCCCGTGCTGCAGGTGAagatgtcggcggcggacggcttGGCGAAGGACATGGTCGAGCCGTCGCTGCCCTTGAAGTTGAGCttggtgccgtcgctgcgGCCCGTCACGTCGCCCCATTTGAACTGCGTGTTGACGATCAGGTCCTCCTTGGCGTACTTGGCCCACGCCGCGTCCACGTAGGACTGGTAGTAGCCGTCGAACAGCCCCGggacgagcacggcgccggcgttgggCGACAGGGCGCGCAAGGGGGCGCCACCGCCATTACCACGGATCACGAGCTTCTCCcagcccttgccgtcggccttgccctgcgcctcgagcttggcgcacacctgctgcagcccgtcGGCGGGCATCCCCGGCACCGtcttgaccttgccgtcgcccgtcgtGAGCTGCAGGCTCACGGGCAGGCCGACGAAGTCGACAAACGACACGTTGGCGTACAGCTCCTGCGCGTTGCACGTGAACT belongs to Purpureocillium takamizusanense chromosome 1, complete sequence and includes:
- a CDS encoding uncharacterized protein (COG:S~EggNog:ENOG503NYQF~CAZy:GH64), with protein sequence MPDTLNLVLRNETGAAQLYAHVTGSDDKGIIVMSADGKTPYRPVSPKDTLQPLGADCAIPLGGGGSSRTVTIPRISGGRIWFCKDKPLSFFLNPGPSLVEPSATNPADANYGLDWGFAEFTCNAQELYANVSFVDFVGLPVSLQLTTGDGKVKTVPGMPADGLQQVCAKLEAQGKADGKGWEKLVIRGNGGGAPLRALSPNAGAVLVPGLFDGYYQSYVDAAWAKYAKEDLIVNTQFKWGDVTGRSDGTKLNFKGSDGSTMSFAKPSAADIFTCSTGPFAHAAGVSEEQLNVGARLAAALNRSTLAANARQPEGETVAGYYKEAVTNHYARVCHETSLHGRGYAFPYDDVGASGGTDQSGFVNDPNPKELVVCVGKPLGT